In the Prochlorococcus sp. MIT 1307 genome, one interval contains:
- the lptB gene encoding LPS export ABC transporter ATP-binding protein: MSLNLKKVALKIGGRPLVKEISLTLEPGEVVGLLGPNGAGKTTTFNLVIGLLRPDSGQVFLDGNSVSDCSIPSRARLGIGYLPQEPSVFRQLTVRENLDLALSQSALSPSLCRIRREELIEDFHLTSFLDRLGYQLSGGERRRCEVARALAVGRIGPKYLLLDEPFAGVDPLAVSELQNLIQKLRKRGMGILITDHNVRETLAITERSYILNDGKILSSGPSSQVAADPLVRRYYLGEDFQL; encoded by the coding sequence ATGAGTCTAAATCTTAAAAAGGTTGCTTTAAAAATAGGCGGTCGGCCACTAGTTAAAGAAATCTCTTTGACCTTGGAACCTGGTGAAGTTGTAGGCCTCTTAGGACCAAATGGAGCTGGCAAGACGACAACATTTAATCTGGTAATTGGGCTCCTTCGTCCAGATTCAGGCCAGGTTTTTCTTGATGGAAATTCCGTAAGCGATTGCTCTATTCCAAGTCGAGCTCGTTTAGGTATCGGCTATCTACCTCAAGAACCTAGTGTATTTAGACAATTGACTGTTCGTGAGAATTTAGATTTAGCTCTTTCTCAAAGTGCCTTGTCCCCTTCTCTTTGTCGCATACGCAGGGAGGAACTAATTGAGGATTTCCACCTCACTTCTTTTTTAGATAGGCTGGGATACCAGCTTTCTGGAGGCGAAAGGCGCAGGTGTGAGGTTGCGAGAGCTCTTGCTGTTGGTCGAATTGGACCCAAATACTTGTTGCTTGATGAGCCTTTCGCAGGTGTCGACCCTTTAGCTGTAAGCGAATTACAGAATTTGATACAAAAACTTCGTAAACGTGGAATGGGTATTCTTATTACTGATCACAATGTACGAGAAACACTTGCTATAACAGAACGTTCATATATTCTTAATGATGGCAAAATTCTTTCTTCGGGTCCTTCTTCTCAGGTAGCGGCTGATCCACTTGTTAGACGATACTATCTAGGGGAGGATTTTCAACTTTGA
- a CDS encoding LptF/LptG family permease gives MDLIQTIWYKVLINWRKLPLLDRWILAELLPPLYFAVAAFTVVSLSVGVMFDLVRKIVESGLPAQIAIQVLLLRLPSFLVISFPMAVLMATLLAYSRLSANSELKALRSIGVSTKRMIAPAIALALLMTGITFIFNDSIVPLANRNAEFILKSSLGKAIATEEGEDIIYSRKGEITDLQTDQKLKGVTHLFYAHNFTNNQMNKVTVVDFSRLGYTQLLLAERAFWNENEGKWEFLEGRILTLSPDGGSTTAKFERYLYPLDTGPKKIAQLPKDSNDMTVAEAIRAATLYSEVGNVKEARRMKVRIQEKFTLPMACVVFGLIGSSLGAKPNTRTSRSQGFGLSVLLILIYYVLSFTFSSLGVKGTLLPFVAAWSPVIISMLGGGVLLKQASN, from the coding sequence ATTGATTTAATTCAAACAATCTGGTACAAAGTATTAATTAATTGGCGTAAGTTACCACTTCTGGATAGGTGGATACTAGCAGAATTACTTCCCCCCTTATATTTTGCTGTAGCGGCATTTACGGTTGTTTCATTATCAGTTGGGGTAATGTTTGACCTGGTTAGAAAAATTGTTGAATCAGGCCTGCCTGCTCAAATTGCAATTCAAGTTTTACTGCTAAGACTGCCAAGTTTTCTTGTCATTTCGTTCCCTATGGCAGTGTTAATGGCAACCTTGTTAGCCTATAGTCGACTTTCCGCTAATAGTGAATTAAAGGCGCTTAGAAGTATAGGTGTTTCTACAAAACGAATGATAGCGCCAGCGATTGCATTGGCCTTGTTAATGACTGGAATAACTTTTATATTTAATGACAGTATTGTCCCACTAGCAAACCGTAATGCTGAATTTATTTTAAAGAGTTCTTTAGGAAAAGCAATTGCTACGGAAGAGGGTGAAGATATAATTTATTCAAGGAAAGGTGAAATTACAGATTTACAAACAGATCAGAAATTAAAAGGTGTTACTCATTTGTTTTATGCCCATAATTTCACTAACAATCAAATGAATAAGGTTACTGTAGTTGACTTTTCAAGGCTAGGTTATACACAACTTTTATTAGCAGAAAGAGCATTTTGGAACGAAAATGAAGGGAAATGGGAATTCCTTGAAGGCAGAATATTGACCCTGTCACCAGATGGAGGTTCTACTACTGCAAAATTTGAGCGCTATCTTTACCCCTTAGATACAGGTCCTAAGAAAATAGCTCAACTCCCAAAAGATTCAAATGACATGACCGTAGCTGAGGCTATTAGGGCTGCAACTCTATATTCAGAAGTTGGCAATGTTAAAGAAGCTAGAAGAATGAAAGTACGTATACAAGAAAAATTCACACTCCCTATGGCATGCGTAGTATTTGGTCTTATTGGAAGTAGCCTAGGAGCCAAGCCTAATACAAGAACAAGTCGTAGCCAAGGTTTCGGGCTTAGTGTTCTTTTGATTCTTATCTATTATGTTCTTAGCTTTACTTTTAGTTCATTAGGAGTTAAGGGTACACTCCTTCCATTTGTAGCAGCCTGGTCTCCGGTCATTATATCTATGCTTGGAGGGGGGGTATTATTAAAACAAGCTAGTAACTAA
- the ccsB gene encoding c-type cytochrome biogenesis protein CcsB has translation MQAFLSDPVLFLGLVSFFLLLITLPFSFWATGGNNSSSIATMFVAVSNFTLTALLILRWWDAGHFPISNLYESLCFLAWALTLVQLLLERSVSSPFISAAVTPMALGCIAFASFALPEGLQEASPLVPALRSSWLVMHVSVIMCSYAALIVGSLLSVIVLFTDRNQDLVIRSSSIGSGAFRTPKEQDISLDNSGILNLSSVEFTRIERIDSLSYRSITVGFLLLTLGLISGAVWANEAWGSWWSWDPKETWALICWLIYAAYLHTRLSRGWQGRRSAIVSSVGLIIISVCYIGVNLLGVGLHSYGWFFSS, from the coding sequence ATGCAGGCCTTTTTAAGTGATCCGGTTTTGTTTTTAGGACTGGTATCTTTCTTTTTACTTTTAATTACTCTACCTTTCTCTTTTTGGGCTACAGGTGGAAATAATTCCTCAAGTATCGCAACGATGTTTGTTGCAGTATCAAATTTTACATTGACTGCTCTTTTGATTCTTAGGTGGTGGGATGCAGGTCATTTCCCTATTAGCAATTTGTACGAGTCCCTCTGTTTTTTAGCTTGGGCTCTTACTCTTGTTCAACTTTTACTAGAACGCTCTGTTTCTTCGCCATTTATTTCAGCTGCTGTAACTCCTATGGCTTTAGGTTGCATTGCATTTGCTAGCTTTGCCTTGCCTGAAGGTCTGCAGGAGGCTTCTCCTTTAGTTCCTGCTCTTAGATCTAGTTGGCTTGTAATGCATGTGAGTGTAATCATGTGCAGTTATGCCGCGTTAATTGTTGGCTCTTTGTTGTCAGTTATTGTGCTTTTTACAGATAGAAATCAGGATTTAGTGATACGGAGTAGCTCTATAGGGTCTGGTGCTTTTCGTACTCCAAAAGAACAAGATATATCCTTAGATAATTCTGGTATCTTAAATCTAAGTAGTGTTGAATTTACTAGAATTGAACGAATAGATAGTTTGAGTTATCGCTCAATTACAGTTGGATTTTTGTTATTAACTTTAGGGTTAATTAGTGGAGCTGTTTGGGCTAATGAAGCATGGGGAAGTTGGTGGAGTTGGGATCCTAAGGAGACTTGGGCTCTTATATGCTGGTTAATTTATGCTGCTTATTTACATACTCGATTAAGCCGAGGTTGGCAGGGAAGAAGGTCCGCAATTGTTTCTTCTGTAGGTTTAATTATTATATCTGTCTGCTATATAGGTGTTAACTTGCTAGGGGTTGGACTACATAGTTATGGCTGGTTCTTTAGTTCATAA
- the rpe gene encoding ribulose-phosphate 3-epimerase, producing the protein MSTKPLVVAPSILSADFARLGEDVSAVDKAGADWIHVDVMDGRFVPNITIGPLIVEALRPVTTKPLDVHLMIVEPEKYVADFAKAGADHIYVQAEACPHLHRNLAQIKDLGKKAGAVLNPSTPLDTLEYCLELCDLVLIMSVNPGFGGQSFIESQVQKISDLRRICDERGLDPWIEVDGGIKASNAWKVIEAGANAIVSGSGVFNQPSYAEAIQGIRNSKRPG; encoded by the coding sequence ATGAGCACAAAGCCACTTGTTGTTGCCCCTTCAATACTGTCAGCTGACTTCGCTCGGCTAGGCGAAGACGTTAGTGCTGTTGACAAAGCAGGTGCTGACTGGATTCATGTTGACGTTATGGATGGACGATTTGTACCAAACATCACTATTGGGCCATTAATTGTCGAGGCACTGAGGCCTGTAACAACTAAACCACTAGATGTTCATCTAATGATCGTTGAACCTGAAAAATATGTAGCCGATTTTGCTAAAGCAGGCGCTGACCATATTTATGTTCAAGCAGAAGCATGCCCTCATCTACATAGAAACCTTGCACAGATAAAGGATCTAGGTAAAAAGGCTGGTGCAGTTCTAAACCCAAGTACTCCACTAGACACCTTGGAATATTGCTTAGAACTTTGTGATCTCGTATTGATTATGAGTGTCAACCCTGGTTTCGGAGGCCAAAGTTTTATTGAAAGTCAGGTGCAAAAGATTTCTGACCTGCGTCGAATCTGTGATGAAAGAGGTCTTGATCCATGGATTGAGGTTGATGGTGGGATAAAAGCAAGCAATGCTTGGAAAGTAATTGAGGCTGGTGCAAACGCAATAGTTAGTGGGTCTGGGGTTTTTAATCAACCAAGTTATGCAGAAGCCATCCAAGGGATCCGAAACAGTAAAAGACCTGGTTAG
- the glpX gene encoding class II fructose-bisphosphatase — MDRTLIQEILEVVEQAAIASAELTGLGKKDEADAAAVEAMRNRMGKIQMQGRIVIGEGERDEAPMLYIGEEVGSGNGPGVDFAVDPCEGTNLCANSQRGSMAVLAASDRGGLFNAPDFYMKKLAAPPAAKGKVDIRKTATENIKILSQCLGLAVNELTIVVMDRARHKDLISEIRSTGARVQPISDGDVQAAIACGFAGTGTHCLMGIGAAPEGVISAAAMRALGGHFQGQLVYDPAIAQTSEWADYTKEGNIARLNEMGITNIDKVYQAEELASGENVVFAGSGITDGLLFHGVKFESDCTRTSSLVISTLDNTARFTNTIHIKEGAKSIALS, encoded by the coding sequence GTGGATCGCACTCTTATTCAAGAAATTCTCGAAGTTGTTGAGCAAGCAGCCATTGCTTCTGCTGAGCTAACTGGTTTAGGAAAGAAAGATGAAGCAGATGCAGCTGCTGTAGAAGCTATGCGCAATCGCATGGGCAAGATACAGATGCAAGGCAGGATTGTTATTGGAGAGGGAGAAAGAGATGAAGCCCCGATGCTTTACATCGGTGAAGAAGTCGGAAGTGGAAATGGTCCGGGTGTCGACTTTGCGGTAGACCCATGTGAAGGGACAAATCTATGCGCTAATAGTCAGAGGGGGTCAATGGCAGTTTTAGCAGCCTCTGACCGGGGTGGTCTATTCAACGCACCTGACTTTTATATGAAAAAACTTGCTGCACCACCTGCAGCAAAAGGAAAGGTAGATATAAGAAAAACTGCAACTGAAAACATTAAAATTCTTAGTCAATGTCTTGGTTTAGCTGTTAATGAGCTAACTATTGTTGTTATGGATAGAGCCCGTCATAAGGATTTGATTTCAGAGATTCGCTCTACAGGAGCAAGAGTTCAACCTATTTCTGATGGTGATGTTCAAGCAGCTATAGCGTGTGGTTTTGCCGGTACTGGGACTCACTGTTTGATGGGTATTGGTGCCGCGCCTGAAGGTGTCATTTCTGCAGCTGCTATGCGCGCTTTAGGTGGTCATTTCCAAGGTCAATTGGTTTATGACCCTGCGATTGCACAGACTAGTGAATGGGCTGATTACACGAAGGAAGGAAATATTGCTCGTTTGAATGAGATGGGCATTACTAATATTGACAAGGTTTATCAAGCTGAGGAATTGGCTTCAGGTGAAAATGTTGTATTCGCAGGAAGTGGAATAACAGATGGTCTCCTGTTCCACGGAGTTAAGTTTGAAAGTGATTGCACACGAACAAGCAGCCTTGTTATCAGCACACTTGACAATACAGCTCGATTCACAAATACCATTCATATCAAGGAAGGTGCTAAAAGTATTGCCTTGAGCTGA
- a CDS encoding glutamyl-tRNA reductase, producing MHIAVVGLSHRTAPVEVREKLSISEQSMEQTLKSLKGNDQVLEVSILSTCNRLEIYTLLRDHELGVDAIRDFLKSHSGLEEYDLYPHLFTFKQEEAVAHLMRVAAGLDSLVLGEGQILSQVKKMLRLGQDHHSMGPILNRLLTQAVSTGKRVRSETSLGTGAVSISSAAVELAQLKLGQSQGKDQLVSLEPEKVAVVGAGKMSRLLLQHLQAKGCSKLTLVNRTRPRAESLASDFPDLSVDCRLLDDLDHCLSSSSLVFTSTAAENPIIDASRLKPLRLGSLRLIDIGVPRNISADVEGIPGVDSHDVDDLQEVVSRNQEARKQVALEAEGLLKEEGRIFLEWWDSLEAVPTINQLRATLEGIRSEELQKALSRMGPDFSARERKVVEALSKGIINKILHTPVTQLRAPQSRGDRQQALKVVETLFKLDLSNDGK from the coding sequence ATGCACATAGCCGTCGTTGGTCTTAGTCATCGGACGGCCCCTGTAGAAGTCCGTGAAAAGCTCAGTATCTCTGAGCAATCTATGGAACAAACCCTTAAGTCTCTAAAGGGTAATGATCAGGTTCTTGAGGTATCTATTCTTAGCACTTGTAATCGTCTGGAGATTTATACCTTGTTGAGAGATCACGAATTGGGTGTTGATGCAATTAGAGATTTTTTAAAATCTCATTCAGGTCTTGAAGAATATGATCTTTATCCACATCTTTTTACTTTTAAACAAGAAGAAGCTGTTGCTCACTTGATGAGGGTGGCAGCTGGCCTAGATAGTTTGGTTTTAGGTGAGGGTCAGATACTTTCCCAGGTGAAGAAAATGCTTCGTCTAGGACAAGATCATCACTCTATGGGGCCTATTCTTAATAGGCTGCTTACTCAGGCAGTAAGTACAGGAAAGAGAGTTCGCAGTGAGACTAGTCTTGGAACTGGAGCAGTATCGATAAGCTCTGCTGCTGTAGAGCTAGCTCAACTTAAGCTTGGACAATCTCAAGGAAAAGATCAGTTAGTAAGTCTCGAGCCTGAGAAAGTCGCAGTAGTAGGAGCTGGAAAAATGAGTCGGCTATTGCTTCAACATTTGCAAGCCAAAGGTTGTTCAAAGTTGACACTCGTTAATAGGACTAGACCGAGAGCAGAATCACTGGCGTCAGATTTCCCTGATTTGAGTGTTGATTGTCGATTACTTGATGATCTGGATCATTGCTTAAGTTCATCTTCTCTTGTTTTTACAAGCACAGCCGCAGAGAACCCAATTATCGATGCTTCAAGATTAAAACCTTTGAGATTAGGTTCTCTACGATTAATTGATATAGGAGTACCTCGAAACATATCAGCTGATGTAGAGGGAATTCCAGGCGTTGATTCTCATGATGTTGATGACCTTCAGGAAGTAGTTTCTCGGAATCAGGAAGCTCGTAAACAAGTTGCTCTAGAAGCCGAAGGACTACTCAAAGAAGAAGGTCGAATTTTCCTTGAATGGTGGGATAGCCTTGAGGCTGTTCCTACTATCAATCAACTAAGAGCAACGCTTGAAGGAATTCGAAGTGAAGAATTGCAAAAAGCGTTAAGTAGAATGGGTCCAGATTTTTCAGCAAGAGAAAGAAAGGTTGTTGAAGCATTAAGTAAAGGCATTATTAATAAAATCCTTCATACCCCTGTAACTCAGCTTAGGGCGCCTCAATCTCGAGGGGACAGGCAACAGGCACTTAAGGTTGTGGAAACCCTTTTTAAATTGGATCTGTCTAATGATGGAAAGTAA
- a CDS encoding glucose-1-phosphate adenylyltransferase, which produces MKRVLAIILGGGAGTRLYPLTKMRAKPAVPLAGKYRLIDIPISNCINSNINKMYVLTQFNSASLNRHLTQSYNLSAPFGQGFVEVLAAQQTPDSPSWFEGTADAVRKYQWLFQEWDVDEYLILSGDQLYRMDYSLFVEHHRSTGANLTVAALPVDSEQAEGFGLMRTDSEGNIKEFSEKPKGASLKAMAVDTSRFGLSSESAKERPYLASMGIYVFSRETLFDLLNKNSSHKDFGKEVIPESLRRGDLLKSYVFNDYWEDIGTIGAFYEANLALTQQPNPPFSFYDEKFPIYTRPRYLPPTKLVEAQITDSIIGEGSILKSCSIHHCVLGVRSRVESDVVLKDSLVMGSDFYESSEERIALRNGGGIPLGVGQGTTVKRAILDKNARVGNNVAIVNKDHVEEADRAEEGFYIRNGIVVVLKNASISDGTVI; this is translated from the coding sequence ATGAAGCGTGTTCTTGCAATAATTCTAGGAGGAGGCGCAGGAACGCGCCTTTATCCTCTAACCAAAATGAGGGCAAAACCTGCAGTGCCACTTGCAGGTAAATATCGCCTTATTGATATTCCTATTAGTAATTGCATTAACTCGAACATCAATAAGATGTACGTTTTAACACAATTTAATAGTGCCTCTTTAAATAGACACTTAACTCAGAGTTATAACTTAAGTGCACCATTTGGCCAGGGTTTCGTTGAAGTATTAGCAGCACAACAGACGCCAGATAGTCCTTCTTGGTTTGAAGGAACAGCTGATGCCGTTCGGAAGTATCAATGGTTATTTCAGGAATGGGATGTTGATGAATATTTAATTCTTTCTGGTGATCAATTATATCGAATGGATTATAGCTTGTTTGTAGAACATCATCGTTCTACGGGTGCTAATTTAACAGTTGCTGCACTTCCTGTTGATAGTGAGCAAGCTGAAGGTTTTGGTTTGATGCGTACAGATTCTGAAGGCAATATAAAAGAATTTAGTGAAAAGCCAAAAGGTGCTTCATTGAAAGCTATGGCAGTTGATACATCGCGGTTTGGACTTTCAAGCGAATCAGCAAAGGAAAGGCCTTATTTAGCCTCTATGGGTATTTATGTTTTTAGCCGCGAGACACTATTTGACCTTTTAAATAAAAATTCCTCACACAAAGATTTTGGCAAAGAAGTAATTCCAGAATCTCTCAGAAGAGGGGACTTGTTAAAAAGTTATGTTTTTAATGACTATTGGGAAGATATAGGAACTATTGGTGCATTTTATGAAGCAAATCTTGCATTAACTCAACAGCCCAACCCTCCATTTAGTTTTTATGATGAAAAATTCCCAATTTATACCAGACCTCGTTATTTACCACCTACAAAATTAGTCGAAGCCCAAATAACAGATTCAATTATTGGAGAAGGATCTATTTTAAAATCATGTAGCATTCATCATTGTGTATTAGGGGTACGTAGCAGAGTAGAAAGTGATGTAGTTTTGAAAGATTCTTTGGTAATGGGGTCAGACTTTTACGAATCTTCCGAAGAACGTATAGCTTTAAGGAATGGAGGGGGAATTCCTCTTGGGGTAGGTCAGGGGACAACTGTAAAAAGAGCAATCCTTGACAAGAATGCGCGGGTTGGGAATAACGTCGCAATAGTTAATAAGGACCATGTAGAAGAAGCCGATCGAGCAGAAGAAGGTTTTTATATAAGAAATGGAATAGTTGTTGTATTAAAAAATGCGAGCATCTCAGATGGCACTGTAATTTGA
- the gndA gene encoding NADP-dependent phosphogluconate dehydrogenase encodes MTKAHFGLVGLGVMGENLVLNAERNGFSSVVYNRTYSKTQSFLLGRGADKNISGAIDIEEFVQKLDRPRRILMMVKAGPATDAVIKQISPFLQEGDLLIDGGNAQFSDTERRVAELESQSFGYIGMGVSGGAKGAFEGPSMMPGGTKSSYEAIENLLNKMAAQVEDGPCVSYIGPGGSGHFVKTVHNGIEYGIEQILAESYDLMKRVCGMKGEQIADVFGFWNNTEELSSYLVEITEICLRKKDPEDGDDLVEKIMDKAGQKGTGLWTVISALELGASVPTIYSSLNARVMSSMKSQRENAESILARPSLRPFDLGSVSDGMSPLMDAVVLATIASYAQGMDLLKLASSEYNYELHLPSIAQIWKGGCIIRSRLLKRIQDAFNDDPNLTNLVLDPWFANQVSSRLPGLAKVVAGAAESGIPLPCLSSSLDYLNSYRTARLPQNLVQAMRDCFGSHTYQRVDRDGSFHTEWLG; translated from the coding sequence ATGACCAAAGCACATTTTGGTTTGGTTGGTCTTGGGGTGATGGGGGAAAACCTAGTTTTAAATGCAGAAAGAAACGGTTTTTCGAGTGTTGTTTATAACCGTACTTATTCCAAAACGCAGAGTTTTTTACTAGGTCGTGGAGCTGATAAAAATATTTCAGGTGCAATTGATATTGAAGAATTTGTTCAAAAGCTAGATCGCCCTAGAAGGATATTGATGATGGTTAAGGCAGGTCCAGCAACAGATGCAGTTATAAAACAAATTTCTCCATTTCTTCAAGAAGGAGATTTACTTATTGATGGAGGCAATGCTCAATTTAGTGACACTGAGAGAAGAGTTGCTGAGTTAGAGAGTCAAAGCTTTGGATATATAGGAATGGGTGTTTCAGGAGGAGCCAAAGGTGCATTCGAAGGTCCAAGTATGATGCCTGGTGGAACTAAATCTTCTTATGAGGCTATTGAAAATTTGTTGAACAAGATGGCTGCACAGGTAGAAGATGGTCCTTGTGTTTCATATATCGGTCCAGGCGGATCAGGACATTTTGTTAAAACCGTACATAACGGAATTGAATATGGCATTGAACAAATATTGGCCGAGTCTTATGACTTAATGAAGAGAGTATGTGGTATGAAAGGTGAGCAAATTGCTGATGTTTTTGGTTTTTGGAATAATACTGAGGAGCTTTCTTCTTATTTAGTCGAGATCACTGAAATTTGCCTTCGTAAGAAGGATCCAGAGGATGGTGACGACTTGGTTGAAAAGATTATGGATAAGGCTGGGCAAAAGGGGACTGGACTTTGGACAGTTATTAGTGCTTTGGAATTAGGAGCTTCAGTTCCGACTATTTATTCTTCCTTAAATGCACGTGTAATGAGTTCAATGAAATCACAAAGAGAAAATGCCGAATCAATATTAGCTAGACCTTCACTAAGACCTTTTGACCTGGGAAGTGTTTCTGATGGAATGTCACCACTTATGGATGCAGTTGTTTTGGCAACTATCGCTAGTTATGCCCAAGGAATGGACCTTTTGAAGCTTGCATCTTCAGAGTACAACTATGAACTTCATCTCCCTTCTATTGCACAGATTTGGAAAGGTGGTTGCATTATTCGTTCTCGCCTTCTAAAGCGAATCCAGGATGCCTTTAATGATGATCCAAACTTAACTAATTTAGTTTTAGATCCATGGTTCGCGAATCAAGTGAGCTCACGGTTGCCAGGACTCGCAAAAGTTGTTGCTGGGGCAGCTGAATCAGGCATCCCACTACCTTGTTTATCAAGCTCATTAGATTATTTGAATAGTTATAGGACAGCAAGATTGCCTCAAAATTTGGTACAAGCTATGCGTGATTGCTTTGGCTCTCATACCTATCAGAGAGTTGATAGAGATGGTAGCTTTCATACTGAATGGCTTGGTTAA
- the pgl gene encoding 6-phosphogluconolactonase, translating to MASYKIEQAIDNDDLAKKASQVIAAHIDLALDQKERSQISLAGGSTPSLTYSFLGQERLPWDRVDVFLGDERWVEPNNECSNALMLQRSLLAQFPGSNARFHPVPTTSYSSPNESAESFSNLISKICVGEPPIFDLIVLGLGEDGHTASLFPSSDSLLIKDKYTTIAHGKGKDRITLTAPVLSAARKVIFLVSGASKQIALKRLLDPSESYLRTPAKLVSPISEIQIFADKSALLLV from the coding sequence ATGGCTAGTTACAAAATTGAACAAGCTATTGATAACGATGATTTAGCTAAAAAAGCATCTCAGGTAATAGCTGCCCACATTGATTTAGCTCTTGATCAAAAGGAACGGTCTCAAATTTCACTCGCAGGTGGTAGTACACCATCTTTGACATACAGCTTTCTGGGGCAAGAACGTCTTCCTTGGGACCGAGTAGATGTTTTCCTTGGTGACGAGAGATGGGTAGAACCAAATAATGAATGTAGTAATGCATTAATGCTTCAGAGATCATTGCTTGCTCAGTTCCCTGGCTCAAATGCTCGCTTCCACCCTGTTCCAACTACAAGTTATTCAAGTCCTAATGAGAGTGCGGAATCATTTTCTAACCTTATATCTAAAATTTGTGTAGGTGAACCTCCAATTTTTGATTTAATAGTTCTTGGCTTAGGAGAAGACGGACATACAGCATCTCTTTTTCCATCCAGTGACTCTCTACTCATTAAAGATAAATACACAACTATTGCACATGGCAAAGGGAAAGATCGCATCACTCTTACAGCTCCTGTACTTAGTGCAGCGCGTAAAGTTATTTTCCTTGTATCTGGCGCCTCTAAACAGATAGCATTGAAACGTTTGCTAGACCCTTCAGAATCTTATCTGCGAACTCCAGCAAAATTAGTTAGCCCTATTTCGGAAATTCAAATTTTTGCAGATAAAAGTGCATTACTCTTGGTCTGA
- a CDS encoding CIA30 family protein has translation MSRNLIIASYKDFGNWIALNDTIMGGSSEATCKLTSQGLVLDGKLIEEGGGFVSCQSPLYKPTLNLSGFCGFQLQLDGQGRTLKFAVACKGSFLGYKSFFGSGLRWVSTFPTKPEGKTIIQIPFNKLKPTIRAKRVIPFTKFDPSSIYQIQLLYSKFGLPGEMNPGFKSGPIHLLLREVSSYA, from the coding sequence GTGTCTAGAAATCTAATCATTGCTTCGTACAAAGATTTTGGCAATTGGATAGCTTTAAATGACACGATAATGGGCGGTTCAAGCGAGGCCACCTGTAAATTAACTTCCCAAGGCCTTGTCCTTGATGGGAAATTAATAGAAGAGGGAGGTGGTTTTGTTAGTTGTCAATCTCCTTTATACAAACCTACCTTAAACCTTTCAGGATTTTGTGGCTTCCAACTTCAATTAGATGGCCAAGGTAGGACTCTCAAATTTGCAGTTGCTTGTAAAGGAAGTTTTTTGGGGTACAAAAGTTTCTTTGGATCTGGACTTAGGTGGGTTTCCACCTTTCCTACCAAACCAGAAGGAAAAACAATAATTCAAATTCCTTTCAATAAACTAAAACCTACTATTAGAGCTAAACGTGTAATACCTTTTACCAAATTTGACCCATCATCTATTTACCAAATTCAGTTGCTTTATTCAAAATTTGGTTTACCTGGTGAAATGAATCCTGGGTTTAAATCAGGTCCTATTCATTTATTATTAAGAGAGGTAAGTTCATATGCATAA